The Streptomyces spororaveus genome includes a region encoding these proteins:
- a CDS encoding transmembrane-type terpene cyclase gives MDLILTLVSGIAWTVVYVEAIRVGLRDRTYAMPVAALALNFAWETTYAVRDISVGISPQGVVNVVWAVADVVIVYTYLRFGRAELPEFVTRPLFAGWSVLVFGTGFAVQWLFLAHFGVHDATRYSAFLQNLLMSGLFIAFYVSRQGPLGQSLTIAVAKWLGTLAPTLLFGVVEDAPFILGLGILCSVFDLAYIGLLLRPRLTRLRSLPAPSR, from the coding sequence GTGGATCTGATACTCACACTGGTCAGCGGGATCGCCTGGACGGTCGTGTACGTGGAGGCGATCCGCGTCGGGCTGCGGGACCGGACGTACGCGATGCCCGTCGCCGCCCTCGCGCTCAACTTCGCCTGGGAGACCACCTACGCGGTCCGCGACATCTCGGTCGGGATCTCCCCGCAGGGCGTGGTCAACGTGGTGTGGGCGGTGGCCGACGTGGTGATCGTCTACACCTACCTGCGCTTCGGGCGGGCCGAGCTGCCGGAGTTCGTGACCCGGCCGCTCTTCGCCGGCTGGTCGGTACTCGTCTTCGGTACCGGATTCGCCGTGCAGTGGCTGTTCCTGGCGCACTTCGGGGTGCACGACGCGACCCGGTACTCGGCTTTCCTGCAGAACCTGCTGATGTCGGGCCTGTTCATCGCCTTCTACGTGTCCCGGCAGGGGCCGCTCGGCCAGTCCCTGACGATCGCCGTCGCCAAATGGCTGGGGACGCTCGCCCCGACCCTGCTGTTCGGGGTGGTGGAGGACGCGCCGTTCATCCTCGGCCTCGGCATCCTGTGCAGCGTCTTCGACCTGGCCTACATCGGGCTGCTGCTGCGGCCCCGCCTCACCCGCCTCAGAAGCCTTCCGGCCCCATCACGATGA
- a CDS encoding TIGR03619 family F420-dependent LLM class oxidoreductase: MARVFPQGRLVYGMQLPVQSQSTIYAEPWEASATAADLAGIARAADRAGFGYVATCDHVAIPRRLAGPMSTVWYDPVATLSFLAGITERVRLLSHVAILGLRHPLISAKQYATLDHLSGGRLILGVGAGHVQEEFEVLGVDFARRGAVLDETLDALRAALGPEEYPEFEGELFSFKDLGQLPRPAQERIPVWVGGSSAAAVRRAAVRGDGWLPQGDPRDRLPAQIARIARLRAEAGVDGPFEFGAITEALYVGEPGWDTGRRTLTGKAEALAESLREYGALGVDQIQVRFRSRDRAELVDQITAFGAEVAPLLND; encoded by the coding sequence ATGGCGCGCGTATTTCCGCAAGGTCGGCTGGTCTACGGGATGCAGCTCCCGGTCCAGTCGCAGAGCACCATCTACGCCGAACCCTGGGAGGCGTCGGCCACCGCCGCCGATCTCGCCGGGATCGCGCGGGCCGCCGACCGGGCCGGCTTCGGGTACGTGGCCACCTGTGACCACGTGGCGATCCCGCGACGGCTCGCGGGTCCCATGAGCACCGTCTGGTACGACCCGGTGGCCACCCTGTCCTTCCTCGCCGGGATCACCGAGCGCGTGCGGCTCCTGAGCCACGTGGCGATCCTGGGCCTGCGCCACCCGCTGATCAGCGCCAAGCAGTACGCCACCCTCGACCACCTCTCCGGCGGCCGGCTGATCCTCGGGGTGGGCGCCGGGCACGTGCAGGAGGAGTTCGAGGTCCTCGGCGTGGACTTCGCGCGCCGCGGGGCCGTCCTCGACGAGACCCTGGACGCGCTGCGGGCGGCGCTCGGACCCGAGGAGTACCCGGAATTCGAGGGCGAGCTGTTCTCCTTCAAGGACCTCGGCCAGCTGCCGCGGCCCGCGCAGGAGCGGATCCCCGTCTGGGTCGGCGGCTCCTCGGCCGCCGCCGTGCGCCGCGCCGCGGTCCGCGGGGACGGCTGGCTCCCGCAGGGCGACCCGCGCGACAGGCTCCCGGCGCAGATCGCCCGTATCGCGCGGCTGCGCGCCGAGGCCGGCGTCGACGGGCCCTTCGAGTTCGGTGCGATCACCGAGGCGCTGTACGTCGGCGAGCCCGGCTGGGACACCGGCCGCCGCACCCTCACCGGCAAGGCGGAGGCGCTCGCCGAGTCGCTGCGGGAGTACGGGGCGCTCGGCGTGGACCAGATCCAGGTGCGCTTCCGCAGCCGCGACCGCGCCGAACTCGTCGATCAGATCACCGCTTTCGGGGCCGAGGTGGCCCCCCTCCTCAACGACTGA
- a CDS encoding SDR family NAD(P)-dependent oxidoreductase has product MGKLDGRVVIITGAARGQGEQEARLFAAEGARVLLGDVLDEQGAAVAKDIGEDRARYVRMDVSREEDWAAAVAAAKEAFGPVDGLVNNAGILRFNELTATPLEEFQQVVQVNQVGAFLGIKTVAPEIEAAGGGTIVNTSSYTGLTGMAYVGTYAATKAAILGLTRVAALELAGKGIRVNAMCPGAVDTPMANPGLLDPANMTDEARDAMAELYKRVVPMGRVGQPEEIAKLALFLTGEDSSYITGQPFVIDGGWMAGVSIL; this is encoded by the coding sequence ATGGGCAAGCTGGACGGGCGTGTCGTGATCATCACCGGTGCGGCACGCGGCCAGGGCGAGCAGGAGGCCCGGCTCTTCGCCGCCGAGGGGGCGAGGGTGCTCCTCGGTGACGTGCTGGACGAGCAGGGCGCGGCGGTGGCCAAGGACATCGGCGAGGATCGGGCCCGGTACGTACGGATGGACGTGAGCCGGGAGGAGGACTGGGCGGCCGCGGTCGCCGCAGCGAAGGAGGCCTTCGGTCCGGTCGACGGCCTGGTCAACAACGCGGGCATCCTGCGCTTCAACGAGCTGACCGCGACCCCGCTGGAGGAGTTCCAGCAGGTGGTCCAGGTCAACCAGGTGGGCGCCTTCCTCGGCATCAAGACGGTGGCCCCCGAGATCGAGGCGGCCGGAGGCGGCACCATCGTCAACACCTCCTCGTATACGGGCCTGACGGGCATGGCGTACGTCGGCACGTACGCCGCCACCAAGGCGGCGATCCTCGGCCTCACCCGGGTGGCCGCGCTGGAGCTGGCGGGCAAGGGCATCCGGGTCAACGCGATGTGCCCGGGCGCCGTGGACACCCCGATGGCCAACCCGGGTCTGCTGGACCCGGCGAACATGACCGACGAGGCCAGGGACGCGATGGCGGAGCTCTACAAGCGGGTGGTCCCGATGGGGCGGGTGGGGCAGCCGGAGGAGATCGCGAAGCTGGCGCTCTTCCTGACGGGCGAGGACTCCTCCTACATCACGGGCCAGCCGTTCGTGATCGACGGCGGCTGGATGGCGGGCGTCAGCATTCTCTGA
- a CDS encoding LLM class flavin-dependent oxidoreductase, translating to MEFGLFVQGYVPEARSKVDPEAEHKALIEETEYVIQADKSGFKYAWASEHHFLEEYSHLSANEVFLGYLAHATERIHLGSGIFNPLAPVNHPVKVAEKVAMLDHLSKGRFEFGTGRGAGSHEILGFLPGIEDMNGTKEIWEETIAEFPKMFLQEEYEGFQGKHWSLPPRKIFPKPYGKAHPAMWYAAGSPSSYAMAAKKGLGVLGFSVQKVSDMEWVLDQYKTAVREAKAIGAFVNDNVMVTSTAICAETHDKAVEIAVNAHMNRFQSLVFRYHDTFPRPEAIPQWPETLPEYNAEIIELLIAEELLICGDPSEVRAQCKRWEQAGADQLSFGLPTGVSPEDTMTTIKLIGEHVIPHIDTDPVHRTTRFRQSA from the coding sequence TTGGAATTCGGGCTCTTTGTGCAGGGATACGTGCCTGAGGCGCGGTCCAAGGTCGACCCCGAGGCAGAGCACAAGGCGCTGATCGAGGAGACCGAGTACGTCATACAGGCGGACAAGTCCGGCTTCAAGTACGCCTGGGCCTCCGAGCACCACTTCCTGGAGGAGTACTCGCACCTGTCGGCGAACGAGGTGTTCCTCGGGTACCTCGCCCACGCCACCGAGCGCATCCACCTCGGCTCCGGCATCTTCAACCCGCTCGCCCCGGTGAACCACCCGGTCAAGGTGGCGGAGAAGGTCGCCATGCTCGACCACCTCTCCAAGGGCCGCTTCGAGTTCGGCACCGGCCGCGGCGCCGGCAGCCACGAGATCCTCGGCTTCCTGCCGGGCATCGAGGACATGAACGGCACCAAGGAGATCTGGGAGGAGACCATCGCGGAGTTCCCCAAGATGTTCCTCCAGGAGGAGTACGAGGGGTTCCAGGGCAAGCACTGGTCGCTGCCGCCGCGGAAGATCTTCCCCAAGCCGTACGGGAAGGCCCACCCCGCCATGTGGTACGCGGCCGGGTCCCCGTCCTCGTACGCGATGGCGGCCAAGAAGGGCCTCGGCGTGCTGGGCTTCAGCGTGCAGAAGGTCTCCGACATGGAGTGGGTCCTCGACCAGTACAAGACGGCCGTCCGGGAGGCGAAGGCCATCGGCGCCTTCGTCAACGACAACGTCATGGTCACCTCGACCGCGATCTGCGCCGAGACCCATGACAAGGCCGTCGAGATCGCCGTCAACGCCCACATGAACCGCTTCCAGTCGCTGGTCTTCCGCTACCACGACACCTTCCCGCGGCCCGAGGCGATCCCGCAGTGGCCCGAGACCCTGCCGGAGTACAACGCGGAGATCATCGAACTGCTGATCGCCGAGGAACTGCTGATCTGCGGCGACCCGTCGGAGGTCCGGGCCCAGTGCAAGCGCTGGGAGCAGGCCGGCGCCGACCAGCTCTCCTTCGGTCTGCCGACCGGTGTCTCGCCCGAGGACACGATGACGACGATCAAGCTGATCGGCGAACACGTGATCCCCCACATCGACACGGACCCGGTCCACCGCACGACCCGCTTCCGTCAGTCCGCGTAG
- a CDS encoding N-acyl-D-amino-acid deacylase family protein: protein MLDHLIKGATVVDGTGAPARVADLGIRDGRIAVIGEPGTVTEEARTTEDATGLVLTPGFIDPHTHYDAQLFWDPYATPSMNHGVTTVAGGNCGFTLAPLNPARPEDADYTRRMMSKVEGMALKALEEGVDWTWSTFGEYLDALEGRIAVNAGFMVGHCALRRHVMGEDAVGGQPTPEQLQAMLDLFHDAMNAGAWGLSTTQSSTHSDGSGAPVASRHAKPAELLALSKAVAEHEGTQLEAIVAGCLDQFSDDEIDLFVEMSAAAGRPLNWNVLTIDASVPERVPRQLIPSERARKAGGRIVALTMPILTPMNMSLGTFCALNLIPGWGEILGLPVPERIEKLRDADVRAEMLRRADSKEAGVFRRLANFGRYVIGDTYSKENEGLSGRVVNDIAAERGQDAFQCLVEICAHDDLRTVLWPMPTDNDPASWALRQETWQHEDVMLGGSDAGAHLDRMCGAPYTTRFLGDCLRGRKLVPLEQAVRMLTDDPARLFGLRERGRLVEGFHADLVLFDPQRIEAGPATLVHDLPGDSPRLDARAIGIVSVRVNGVETIRDDEVTGAVPGTVLRSGRDTRTVSTR from the coding sequence ATGCTCGACCACCTGATCAAGGGCGCGACCGTCGTGGACGGCACCGGCGCCCCCGCCCGCGTCGCCGACCTCGGTATCCGCGACGGCCGCATCGCCGTCATCGGCGAGCCCGGCACCGTCACCGAAGAGGCCCGCACCACCGAGGACGCCACGGGGCTGGTCCTCACCCCCGGCTTCATCGACCCGCACACGCACTACGACGCCCAGCTCTTCTGGGACCCGTACGCCACGCCGTCCATGAACCACGGCGTGACCACCGTCGCCGGCGGCAACTGCGGCTTCACCCTGGCGCCCCTGAACCCGGCCCGCCCCGAGGACGCCGACTACACCCGCCGCATGATGAGCAAGGTCGAGGGCATGGCCCTCAAGGCCCTGGAGGAGGGCGTCGACTGGACCTGGTCCACCTTCGGCGAGTACCTCGACGCCCTGGAGGGACGGATCGCCGTCAACGCCGGGTTCATGGTCGGGCACTGCGCACTGCGCCGCCACGTGATGGGCGAGGACGCCGTCGGCGGCCAGCCCACCCCCGAGCAGCTCCAGGCCATGCTCGACCTCTTCCACGACGCCATGAACGCCGGCGCCTGGGGCCTGTCCACCACCCAGTCCTCCACCCACTCCGACGGGTCCGGCGCCCCCGTCGCCTCCCGGCACGCCAAGCCCGCCGAGCTGCTCGCGCTGTCGAAGGCGGTCGCCGAACACGAGGGCACCCAGCTGGAGGCCATCGTCGCCGGCTGCCTCGACCAGTTCTCGGACGACGAGATCGACCTCTTCGTGGAGATGAGCGCCGCCGCCGGACGGCCCCTCAACTGGAACGTCCTCACCATCGACGCCTCCGTCCCCGAGCGCGTCCCGCGCCAGCTGATCCCCAGCGAGCGCGCCCGCAAGGCGGGCGGCCGGATCGTCGCGCTGACGATGCCCATCCTGACCCCGATGAACATGTCGCTGGGGACCTTCTGCGCGCTCAACCTCATCCCCGGCTGGGGCGAGATCCTCGGCCTGCCCGTCCCCGAGCGGATCGAGAAGCTCCGCGACGCCGACGTACGCGCCGAGATGCTGCGCCGCGCCGACAGCAAGGAGGCCGGCGTCTTCCGGCGCCTCGCCAACTTCGGCCGGTACGTCATAGGGGACACGTACAGCAAGGAGAACGAGGGGCTCTCCGGGCGGGTCGTGAACGACATCGCCGCCGAACGCGGCCAGGACGCGTTCCAGTGCCTCGTGGAGATCTGCGCCCACGACGACCTGCGCACGGTGCTCTGGCCGATGCCCACCGACAACGACCCGGCGAGCTGGGCCCTGCGCCAGGAGACCTGGCAGCACGAGGACGTCATGCTCGGCGGCTCCGACGCCGGCGCGCACCTGGACCGGATGTGCGGAGCCCCGTACACGACCCGCTTCCTCGGGGACTGCCTGCGCGGCCGCAAGCTGGTGCCGCTGGAGCAGGCGGTACGGATGCTCACCGACGACCCCGCCCGGCTGTTCGGGCTGCGCGAGCGCGGCCGCCTCGTCGAGGGCTTCCACGCGGACCTGGTCCTCTTCGACCCGCAGCGGATCGAGGCCGGTCCCGCCACCCTGGTCCACGACCTGCCCGGGGACAGCCCGCGGCTGGACGCGCGGGCCATCGGCATCGTCTCCGTACGCGTCAACGGCGTGGAGACCATCCGCGACGACGAGGTGACGGGGGCGGTTCCGGGCACCGTGCTCCGGTCCGGCCGGGACACGAGGACGGTGAGCACCCGATGA
- a CDS encoding aldehyde dehydrogenase family protein encodes MTGATQRLYIGGEWVEPAGGHYEVINPADESVVGLAPEASRGQVEEAARAAAEAFESWSRTTPEARAAILDRAADIMQREFDPWTALARAETGAPTGIARGMQVGVGVARFRRYAEGALEPVEKGLPPQVTEAGPMGRASILGALEVRQPVGVVTCITSYNNPWANPAGKVAPALAMGNTVVVKPAPQDPLSVFRMADALHEAGVPAGVVNVVGGQSVEVGEAAVDSPHVDMVSFTGSTAVGQRIAEVCGRTMKRQLMELGGKGAAIVFEDADLDAAVMGIGTTFSFYSGQICTAPTRVIVHRSVHDRLIEKLTGYLAFMQVGDPAAAGTVVGPVISAAHRDRVESYIELGRKEGARIAHGGERPVVGDGRGFYVAPTLLVDCTNDMRVVREEIFGPVVVVVPFDGGEDEAIRLANDSDFGLLSYVWSGDSARAFRVARRLRSGGVGVNTIGRNMEAPFGGFKRSGVGRDVGSYALHAYSETQSIVWTG; translated from the coding sequence ATGACCGGCGCAACGCAGCGGCTCTACATCGGCGGCGAGTGGGTGGAGCCCGCGGGCGGTCACTACGAGGTGATCAACCCGGCGGACGAGTCGGTGGTCGGGCTCGCGCCCGAGGCCTCGCGCGGGCAGGTCGAGGAGGCGGCGCGCGCCGCGGCCGAGGCCTTCGAGAGCTGGTCGCGGACGACGCCCGAGGCCCGCGCGGCGATCCTGGACCGGGCCGCGGACATCATGCAGCGCGAGTTCGATCCGTGGACGGCGCTGGCCCGGGCCGAGACGGGCGCGCCGACCGGCATCGCGCGCGGCATGCAGGTGGGCGTCGGCGTCGCCCGCTTCCGCCGGTACGCCGAGGGGGCCCTGGAGCCGGTCGAGAAGGGCCTGCCGCCACAGGTCACGGAAGCCGGACCGATGGGGCGGGCGAGCATCCTGGGCGCGCTGGAGGTACGCCAGCCGGTCGGCGTGGTCACCTGCATCACCTCCTACAACAACCCGTGGGCGAACCCGGCGGGCAAGGTGGCCCCGGCCCTGGCCATGGGCAACACGGTGGTGGTCAAACCGGCGCCGCAGGACCCGCTGTCGGTGTTCAGGATGGCGGACGCCCTGCACGAGGCCGGGGTGCCCGCGGGCGTGGTGAACGTCGTGGGCGGGCAGTCGGTGGAGGTCGGCGAGGCGGCCGTGGACTCCCCGCACGTGGACATGGTGTCCTTCACCGGCTCCACGGCGGTCGGGCAGCGCATCGCGGAGGTCTGCGGCCGCACGATGAAGCGGCAGCTGATGGAACTGGGCGGCAAGGGCGCGGCGATCGTCTTCGAGGACGCGGACCTCGACGCGGCGGTGATGGGGATCGGGACGACCTTCTCCTTCTACTCCGGGCAGATCTGCACGGCCCCGACCCGGGTGATCGTCCACCGGTCGGTCCACGACCGGCTGATCGAGAAGCTCACCGGCTACCTGGCCTTCATGCAGGTCGGCGATCCGGCGGCGGCCGGGACGGTCGTCGGCCCGGTCATCTCGGCGGCGCACCGCGACCGCGTGGAGTCGTACATCGAGCTGGGGAGGAAGGAAGGGGCGCGGATCGCCCACGGCGGCGAGCGCCCCGTGGTCGGCGACGGCCGCGGCTTCTACGTGGCTCCCACCCTGCTCGTCGACTGCACGAACGACATGCGGGTGGTCCGGGAGGAGATCTTCGGCCCGGTGGTCGTGGTGGTCCCCTTCGACGGCGGCGAGGACGAGGCGATCCGGCTCGCCAACGACAGCGACTTCGGGCTGCTGAGCTACGTGTGGTCGGGGGATTCGGCGCGCGCGTTCCGCGTGGCGCGGCGGCTGCGCTCGGGCGGCGTCGGGGTGAACACCATCGGCCGCAACATGGAGGCGCCGTTCGGCGGCTTCAAGCGCAGCGGGGTGGGGCGCGACGTGGGCTCGTACGCGCTGCACGCCTACAGCGAGACGCAGTCGATCGTCTGGACCGGCTGA